A portion of the Ricinus communis isolate WT05 ecotype wild-type chromosome 10, ASM1957865v1, whole genome shotgun sequence genome contains these proteins:
- the LOC8274990 gene encoding sterol 3-beta-glucosyltransferase UGT80A2 isoform X1, whose amino-acid sequence MAESPVNHHNPQSSSGDSVDLDVEIVAGNDIASNSSGFTGSSSSKHSMSIESSATSKSDSGSSQPRKFEKHGESYKLRILATKLFDDRVPFRKKLKLFHRFANLKDDGTIQLEVPEDIKPQSLDIIPGAVHTECIDEEPFDTAELRDIPPLQIVILIVGTRGDVQPFIAIGKRLQEDGHRVRLATHSNFKDFVLTAGLEFFPLGGDPKVLAGYMVKNKGFLPSVPSEIPTQRQQIRDIVFSLLPACKDPDPDTNVPFKVDAIIANPPAYGHTHVAEALKVPIHIFFTMPWTPTSEFPHPLSRVKQPIAYKLSYQIVDSMIWLGIRDIVNEFRKKKLQLRPVTYLSGNYSSPPDLPYGYIWSPHLVPKPKDWGPKIDVVGFCFLNLASNYEPPDLLVKWLEGGDPPIYIGFGSLPLQEPEKMTQIIVRALEITGQRGIINKGWGGLGDLAEPKDFVYILDNCPHDWLFSRCKAVVHHGGAGTTAAGLKAACPTTIIPFFGDQPFWGEQVHARGLGPAPIPVEEFSLDKLVGAIRFMLDPKVKELAVELSKAMEEEDGVKGAVNAFYKHFPGKRLESEPWSPPAHSKFPSLRGCFGCRR is encoded by the exons ATGGCAGAATCACCAGTTAACCATCATAATCCACAGAGTTCATCAGGTGATTCtgttgatttggatgttgaaATCGTCGCTGGAAATGACATTGCTTCCAATTCTTCTG GGTTTACTGGGAGTAGTTCGTCCAAACATAGCATGTCTATTGAATCGTCAGCTACTTCCAAGTCAGATTCAGGTTCCAGTCAAccaagaaaatttgaaaaacatGGAGAGAGTTATAAACTCCGCATATTGGCAACtaaattatttgatgataGAGTTCCTTTCAGAAAGAAG CTCAAATTGTTTCATCGATTTGCAAACCTTAAAGATGATGGAACTATTCAATTAGAAGTGCCTGAAGATATCAAACCACAGAGCTTGGACATTATACCAGGTGCTGTTCATACGGAATGTATTGATGAGGAACCTTTTGACACAGCTGAGCTTCGAGATATACCTCCTTTGCAAATAGTAATTCTTATTGTTGGAACACGGGGAGATGTACAACCATTCATTGCCATTGGAAAACGGTTACAG GAAGATGGTCACAGGGTTAGATTAGCAACTCACTCAAATTTTAAGGATTTTGTACTCACTGCTGGACTGGAGTTTTTCCCCCTTGGTGGAGATCCAAAAGTTCTTGCTGGCT ACATGGTCAAGAATAAAGGTTTCTTGCCTTCTGTGCCTTCTGAAATACCTACTCAGAGGCAGCAAATAAGGGATATTGTATTCTCTTTACTTCCTGCATGCAAGGATCCAGATCCTGATACAAATGTTCCTTTTAAAGTAGATGCAATAATTGCCAATCCCCCAGCATATG GACACACACATGTTGCTGAGGCATTAAAAGTACCgattcatatatttttcacGATGCCTTGGAC GCCTACTAGTGAATTTCCACACCCTCTATCTCGTGTTAAGCAACCAATTGCTTATAAA CTGTCATATCAAATTGTTGATTCAATGATTTGGCTTGGAATTCGAGACATTGTTAATGAGTTTAGAAAGAAGAAGCTGCAGCTAAGACCTGTCACTTATTTAAGTGGGAACTATAGCTCTCCTCCTGATCTGCCTTATGGATATATATGGAGTCCTCACCTTGTTCCCAAACCAAAAG ATTGGGGACCAAAGATTGATGTTGTTGGATTTTGCTTCCTCAACCTCGCATCAAATTATGAACCTCCAGATTTGCTTGTGAAATGGCTAGAAGGTGGTGATCCACCTATTTATATTGGTTTTGGTAGCCTT CCCCTTCAAGAACCAGAGAAGATGACTCAGATTATAGTTAGAGCTTTGGAAATAACCGGTCAAAGAGGCATCATTAACAAGGGATGGGGTGGTCTTGGGGACT TGGCAGAACCAAAGGATTTTGTGTACATACTGGACAACTGTCCTCATGACTGGTTGTTCTCAAGATGCAAGGCTGTG GTGCATCACGGGGGTGCTGGAACAACTGCTGCTGGTCTTAAAGCTGCG TGTCCAACAACCATTATACCTTTCTTTGGAGACCAGCCTTTCTGGGGTGAGCAAGTTCATGCAAGAGGACTAGGTCCTGCACCTATCCCAGTTGAGGAGTTTTCACTTGATAAGTTGGTTGGTGCCATACGCTTCATGCTAGATCCCAAG GTGAAAGAACTTGCTGTTGAATTGTCCAAGGCCATGGAGGAGGAGGATGGGGTAAAAGGTGCAGTAAATGCTTTTTATAAACATTTTCCTGGCAAAAGGTTGGAATCTGAACCTTGGTCACCACCTGCACATTCAAAGTTTCCTTCACTACGAGGATGCTTTGGTTGCCGCAGATGA
- the LOC8274990 gene encoding sterol 3-beta-glucosyltransferase UGT80A2 isoform X2 encodes MAESPVNHHNPQSSSGDSVDLDVEIVAGNDIASNSSGFTGSSSSKHSMSIESSATSKSDSGSSQPRKFEKHGESYKLRILATKLFDDRVPFRKKLKLFHRFANLKDDGTIQLEVPEDIKPQSLDIIPGAVHTECIDEEPFDTAELRDIPPLQIVILIVGTRGDVQPFIAIGKRLQEDGHRVRLATHSNFKDFVLTAGLEFFPLGGDPKVLAGYMVKNKGFLPSVPSEIPTQRQQIRDIVFSLLPACKDPDPDTNVPFKVDAIIANPPAYGHTHVAEALKVPIHIFFTMPWTPTSEFPHPLSRVKQPIAYKLSYQIVDSMIWLGIRDIVNEFRKKKLQLRPVTYLSGNYSSPPDLPYGYIWSPHLVPKPKDWGPKIDVVGFCFLNLASNYEPPDLLVKWLEGGDPPIYIGFGSLPLQEPEKMTQIIVRALEITGQRGIINKGWGGLGDLAEPKDFVYILDNCPHDWLFSRCKAVVHHGGAGTTAAGLKAACPTTIIPFFGDQPFWGEQVHARGLGPAPIPVEEFSLDKLVGAIRFMLDPKVKSYETQG; translated from the exons ATGGCAGAATCACCAGTTAACCATCATAATCCACAGAGTTCATCAGGTGATTCtgttgatttggatgttgaaATCGTCGCTGGAAATGACATTGCTTCCAATTCTTCTG GGTTTACTGGGAGTAGTTCGTCCAAACATAGCATGTCTATTGAATCGTCAGCTACTTCCAAGTCAGATTCAGGTTCCAGTCAAccaagaaaatttgaaaaacatGGAGAGAGTTATAAACTCCGCATATTGGCAACtaaattatttgatgataGAGTTCCTTTCAGAAAGAAG CTCAAATTGTTTCATCGATTTGCAAACCTTAAAGATGATGGAACTATTCAATTAGAAGTGCCTGAAGATATCAAACCACAGAGCTTGGACATTATACCAGGTGCTGTTCATACGGAATGTATTGATGAGGAACCTTTTGACACAGCTGAGCTTCGAGATATACCTCCTTTGCAAATAGTAATTCTTATTGTTGGAACACGGGGAGATGTACAACCATTCATTGCCATTGGAAAACGGTTACAG GAAGATGGTCACAGGGTTAGATTAGCAACTCACTCAAATTTTAAGGATTTTGTACTCACTGCTGGACTGGAGTTTTTCCCCCTTGGTGGAGATCCAAAAGTTCTTGCTGGCT ACATGGTCAAGAATAAAGGTTTCTTGCCTTCTGTGCCTTCTGAAATACCTACTCAGAGGCAGCAAATAAGGGATATTGTATTCTCTTTACTTCCTGCATGCAAGGATCCAGATCCTGATACAAATGTTCCTTTTAAAGTAGATGCAATAATTGCCAATCCCCCAGCATATG GACACACACATGTTGCTGAGGCATTAAAAGTACCgattcatatatttttcacGATGCCTTGGAC GCCTACTAGTGAATTTCCACACCCTCTATCTCGTGTTAAGCAACCAATTGCTTATAAA CTGTCATATCAAATTGTTGATTCAATGATTTGGCTTGGAATTCGAGACATTGTTAATGAGTTTAGAAAGAAGAAGCTGCAGCTAAGACCTGTCACTTATTTAAGTGGGAACTATAGCTCTCCTCCTGATCTGCCTTATGGATATATATGGAGTCCTCACCTTGTTCCCAAACCAAAAG ATTGGGGACCAAAGATTGATGTTGTTGGATTTTGCTTCCTCAACCTCGCATCAAATTATGAACCTCCAGATTTGCTTGTGAAATGGCTAGAAGGTGGTGATCCACCTATTTATATTGGTTTTGGTAGCCTT CCCCTTCAAGAACCAGAGAAGATGACTCAGATTATAGTTAGAGCTTTGGAAATAACCGGTCAAAGAGGCATCATTAACAAGGGATGGGGTGGTCTTGGGGACT TGGCAGAACCAAAGGATTTTGTGTACATACTGGACAACTGTCCTCATGACTGGTTGTTCTCAAGATGCAAGGCTGTG GTGCATCACGGGGGTGCTGGAACAACTGCTGCTGGTCTTAAAGCTGCG TGTCCAACAACCATTATACCTTTCTTTGGAGACCAGCCTTTCTGGGGTGAGCAAGTTCATGCAAGAGGACTAGGTCCTGCACCTATCCCAGTTGAGGAGTTTTCACTTGATAAGTTGGTTGGTGCCATACGCTTCATGCTAGATCCCAAG GTTAAGAGTTACGAAACCCAGGGATAG
- the LOC8274991 gene encoding protein LUTEIN DEFICIENT 5, chloroplastic isoform X1 yields the protein MAANFALLQVPSSISAKHHCLQTKFQVRRVKPINLSSFPPTQNGKRKFAVISCASSKGREPESEEDPVKSVERILEEKRRAELSAKIASGEFTVQQSGFPSILRNGLSKLGVPNETLEFLFKWVDAGEGYPKIPEAKGAISAIRSEAFFIPLYELYLTYGGIFRLTFGPKSFLIVSDPSIAKHILRDNSKAYSKGILAEILDFVMGKGLIPADGEIWRVRRRAIVPAFHQKYVAAMIGLFGQATDRLCKKLDAAASDGEDVEMESLFSRLTLDIIGKAVFNYEFDSLANDTGIVEAVYTVLREAEDRSVAPIPVWEIPIWKDISPRQRKVSAALKLINDILDDLIALCKRMVDEEELQFHDEYMNEQDPSILHFLLASGDDVSSKQLRDDLMTMLIAGHETSAAVLTWTFYLLSKEPSVLSKLQNEVDTILGDRFPTIEDVKKLKYTTRVINESLRLYPQPPVLIRRSLQDDMLGKYPIKRGEDIFISVWNLHRSPHLWDDAEKFNPERWPLDGPNPNETNQNFCYLPFGGGPRKCVGDMFASFETVVATAMLVRRFNFQLALGAPPVKMTTGATIHTTEGLTMTVTRRIQPPIMPMLDMPAMKGDAPGSVPSGESQLGQKGEVSPAHS from the exons ATGGCTGCCAATTTTGCTCTCCTTCAAGTCCCATCATCCATCTCTGCTAAGCACCATTGTTTGCAAACTAAGTTTCAAGTTAGAAGAGTTAAACCCATCAACCTATCTTCATTCCCTCCTACCCAAAATG GGAAGCGTAAATTTGCTGTTATTTCATGTGCTTCCTCAAAGGGAAGAGAGCCTGAGTCAGAGGAAGATCCAGTCAAGAGTGTAGAGAGGATTCTTGAAGAGAAACGACGAGCTGAATTGTCTGCTAAGATTGCTTCTGGAGAGTTCACTGTACAGCAATCTGG CTTTCCATCTATATTGAGGAATGGTTTGTCAAAACTGGGGGTTCCAAATGAAACTTTGGAATTCCTATTCAAATGGGTCGATGCTGGTGAAGGTTATCCTAAGATTCCAGAGGCAAAAGGAGCAATTAGTGCCATTAGAAGTGAGGCTTTCTTCATACCCTTGTATGAGCTTTACCTCACTTATGGTGGAATTTTTAGATTAACTTTTGGACCTAAG TCCTTTCTGATTGTTTCTGATCCTTCTATTGCGAAACATATACTTAGAGACAATTCAAAGGCTTATTCAAAG GGTATCTTGGCTGAAATTCTAGATTTTGTCATGGGGAAAGGACTCATCCCAGCTGATGGAGAAATATGGCGTGTCAGACGACGTGCTATAGTCCCAGCTTTCCATCAGAAG TATGTAGCAGCCATGATTGGCTTGTTCGGACAGGCAACAGATAGGCTTTGCAAGAAGCTTGATGCAGCTGCATCTGATGGGGAAGATGTAGAGATGGAATCACTTTTCTCCCGGTTGACATTAGATATCATAGGGAAGGCAGTATTTAATTACGAGTTTGATTCACTTGCAAATGATACTGGAATAGTTGAG GCTGTTTACACAGTTTTGAGAGAAGCAGAAGATCGAAGTGTTGCACCAATTCCAGTCTGGGAGATTCCAATTTGGAAAGACATCTCACCACGGCAAAGGAAAGTCTCGGCAGCCCTCAAGTTGATCAATGATATACTTGATGACCTTATTGCATTATGCAAG AGGATGGTAGATGAAGAAGAGTTACAGTTTCATGATGAGTATATGAATGAACAAGATCCTAGTATTCTCCACTTCCTGTTGGCATCAGGGGACGAT GTTTCTAGCAAGCAACTTCGTGATGACTTGATGACAATGCTTATAGCTGGACATGAAACGTCAGCTGCAGTTTTAACATGgacattttatcttttatccaAG GAGCCAAGTGTCTTGTCCAAGCTCCAAAACGAG GTTGATACAATTCTAGGAGATCGATTTCCAACTATAGAGGACGTGAAGAAACTCAAGTACACAACTCGAGTAATCAATGAA TCTTTGAGGCTCTATCCACAACCGCCTGTATTGATTCGGCGTTCTCTTCAGGATGACATGCTTGGGAAGTACCCCATAAAAAG GGGagaagatatatttatatctgTTTGGAACCTGCATCGCAGTCCACATTTATGGGATGATGCAGAAAAGTTTAACCCTGAAAGATGGCCTTTAGATGGGCCAAATCCAAATGAGACAAACCAAAATTTCTG TTACTTGCCCTTTGGTGGAGGACCAAGGAAATGTGTTGGGGACATGTTTGCTTCATTTGAG ACTGTTGTGGCAACAGCCATGCTAGTTCGAAGATTCAATTTTCAGCTAGCCCTTGGAGCCCCTCCT GTTAAAATGACAACAGGAGCGACAATCCACACAACAGAAGGATTGACGATGACAGTAACACGAAGAATACAACCTCCCATAATGCCAATGCTGGATATGCCAGCAATGAAAGGGGATGCACCTGGAAGTGTTCCCAGCGGGGAATCTCAGCTCGGTCAGAAAGGTGAAGTTTCTCCTGCCCATTCCTGA
- the LOC8274991 gene encoding protein LUTEIN DEFICIENT 5, chloroplastic isoform X2, giving the protein MAANFALLQVPSSISAKHHCLQTKFQVRRVKPINLSSFPPTQNGKRKFAVISCASSKGREPESEEDPVKSVERILEEKRRAELSAKIASGEFTVQQSGFPSILRNGLSKLGVPNETLEFLFKWVDAGEGYPKIPEAKGAISAIRSEAFFIPLYELYLTYGGIFRLTFGPKSFLIVSDPSIAKHILRDNSKAYSKGILAEILDFVMGKGLIPADGEIWRVRRRAIVPAFHQKYVAAMIGLFGQATDRLCKKLDAAASDGEDVEMESLFSRLTLDIIGKAVFNYEFDSLANDTGIVEAVYTVLREAEDRSVAPIPVWEIPIWKDISPRQRKVSAALKLINDILDDLIALCKRMVDEEELQFHDEYMNEQDPSILHFLLASGDDVSSKQLRDDLMTMLIAGHETSAAVLTWTFYLLSKEPSVLSKLQNEVDTILGDRFPTIEDVKKLKYTTRVINESLRLYPQPPVLIRRSLQDDMLGKYPIKRLSYHSIALFCSHQIIISPFQKSYVQNFFLCIW; this is encoded by the exons ATGGCTGCCAATTTTGCTCTCCTTCAAGTCCCATCATCCATCTCTGCTAAGCACCATTGTTTGCAAACTAAGTTTCAAGTTAGAAGAGTTAAACCCATCAACCTATCTTCATTCCCTCCTACCCAAAATG GGAAGCGTAAATTTGCTGTTATTTCATGTGCTTCCTCAAAGGGAAGAGAGCCTGAGTCAGAGGAAGATCCAGTCAAGAGTGTAGAGAGGATTCTTGAAGAGAAACGACGAGCTGAATTGTCTGCTAAGATTGCTTCTGGAGAGTTCACTGTACAGCAATCTGG CTTTCCATCTATATTGAGGAATGGTTTGTCAAAACTGGGGGTTCCAAATGAAACTTTGGAATTCCTATTCAAATGGGTCGATGCTGGTGAAGGTTATCCTAAGATTCCAGAGGCAAAAGGAGCAATTAGTGCCATTAGAAGTGAGGCTTTCTTCATACCCTTGTATGAGCTTTACCTCACTTATGGTGGAATTTTTAGATTAACTTTTGGACCTAAG TCCTTTCTGATTGTTTCTGATCCTTCTATTGCGAAACATATACTTAGAGACAATTCAAAGGCTTATTCAAAG GGTATCTTGGCTGAAATTCTAGATTTTGTCATGGGGAAAGGACTCATCCCAGCTGATGGAGAAATATGGCGTGTCAGACGACGTGCTATAGTCCCAGCTTTCCATCAGAAG TATGTAGCAGCCATGATTGGCTTGTTCGGACAGGCAACAGATAGGCTTTGCAAGAAGCTTGATGCAGCTGCATCTGATGGGGAAGATGTAGAGATGGAATCACTTTTCTCCCGGTTGACATTAGATATCATAGGGAAGGCAGTATTTAATTACGAGTTTGATTCACTTGCAAATGATACTGGAATAGTTGAG GCTGTTTACACAGTTTTGAGAGAAGCAGAAGATCGAAGTGTTGCACCAATTCCAGTCTGGGAGATTCCAATTTGGAAAGACATCTCACCACGGCAAAGGAAAGTCTCGGCAGCCCTCAAGTTGATCAATGATATACTTGATGACCTTATTGCATTATGCAAG AGGATGGTAGATGAAGAAGAGTTACAGTTTCATGATGAGTATATGAATGAACAAGATCCTAGTATTCTCCACTTCCTGTTGGCATCAGGGGACGAT GTTTCTAGCAAGCAACTTCGTGATGACTTGATGACAATGCTTATAGCTGGACATGAAACGTCAGCTGCAGTTTTAACATGgacattttatcttttatccaAG GAGCCAAGTGTCTTGTCCAAGCTCCAAAACGAG GTTGATACAATTCTAGGAGATCGATTTCCAACTATAGAGGACGTGAAGAAACTCAAGTACACAACTCGAGTAATCAATGAA TCTTTGAGGCTCTATCCACAACCGCCTGTATTGATTCGGCGTTCTCTTCAGGATGACATGCTTGGGAAGTACCCCATAAAAAG ATTATCATATCATAGCATCGCCTTATTCTGTTCTCATCAGATTATCATATCACCTTTTCAGAAAAGCTATGTAcagaatttctttctgtgtaTTTGGTAG
- the LOC8274993 gene encoding probable UDP-arabinopyranose mutase 5 isoform X2, protein MRTPPSLLSLAIDAAVLHLSHFSDLSPLPDHILLDLFLKTLKAGKLNEKVLKLFMATGKDEVLTFIQALNIQHVLTPVLPTTNIKDSDVDIVIGALRPDLTSFMNEWRSIFSRFHLIIVKDPDLNEELKIPEGFNLDVYSKSHIERLTGSTTSALFSGYACRYFGFIISRKKYIVSIDEDCVPAKDDKGFLIDAVAQHITNLTAPATPYFFNTLYDPYREGADFVRGYPFSLRNGVTCALSCGLWLNLADFDAPTQALKPAERNSRYVDAVLTVPARAMMPISGINIAFDREVVGPCVLPALRLAGEGKLRWETMEDIWNGMCVKVICDHLGLGVKTGLPYVWRKDRGNAIESLKKEWEGVKLMEEVVPFFQSIRLPQTAATAEDCVAELATSVKQKLGPLDPVFSRASEAMLEWVKLWKALGSGSSPV, encoded by the exons ATGAGAACTCCGCCATCTCTGCTTTCTTTAGCAATAGATGCAGCTGTCCTTCATCTTTCTCACTTCTCTGATCTCTCTCCTCTCCCTGATCACATCCTCCTCGATCTCTTCCTG AAAACATTGAAAGCTGgaaagctgaatgagaaagtTCTGAAGCTCTTCATGGCAACTGGCAAAGATGAAGTTCTGACATTTATACAGGCTCTCAATATCCAGCATGTCCTCACACCTGTCCTTCCTACCA CTAACATCAAGGACAGTGATGTTGATATTGTAATAGGAGCACTCCGCCCGGACCTAACATCATTCATGAACGAATGGAGATCAATATTTTCTCGATTCCACTTGATAATTGTAAAAGATCCTGATCTTAATGAAGAGCTGAAGATACCAGAAGGATTTAACCTTGATGTCTATAGTAAGTCTCATATAGAACGACTAACGGGCTCCACTACTTCTGCTCTCTTCTCTGGATACGCATGCAGGTATTTTGGGTTCATCATATCTCGTAAGAAGTACATTGTCTCAATTGATGAAGACTGTGTTCCTGCCAAGGATGACAAGGGTTTCCTGATAGATGCTGTGGCCCAGCATATTACAAACCTGACTGCTCCAGCTACCCCTTACTTCTTTAATACTCTCTATGATCCTTATCGCGAAGGGGCAGATTTTGTTCGTGGATACCCATTTAGCCTCCGGAATGGGGTTACATGTGCTTTGTCATGTGGACTGTGGCTCAATTTAGCCGACTTTGACGCACCTACACAAGCCCTGAAGCCAGCAGAGAGGAATTCTCGATATGTTGATGCGGTACTGACTGTCCCAGCAAGGGCCATGATGCCCATTAGTGGCATCAATATTGCTTTTGATCGTGAGGTGGTGGGCCCCTGTGTTTTACCAGCTTTGAGATTAGCTGGAGAAGGAAAGTTAAGGTGGGAAACAATGGAAGACATATGGAATGGAATGTGTGTAAAGGTTATATGTGATCACCTTGGGCTTGGAGTGAAAACTGGGCTGCCATATGTCTGGAGGAAAGATAGAGGTAATGCCATAGAGAGCTTGAAGAAAGAATGGGAAGGGGTGAAGTTAATGGAGGAAGTTGTTCCTTTCTTTCAGTCAATAAGGTTGCCACAAACAGCAGCCACAGCAGAAGATTGTGTAGCTGAGCTTGCGACATCAGTAAAGCAGAAGCTGGGTCCATTAGATCCTGTATTTAGCCGCGCTTCGGAAGCCATGTTGGAGTGGGTCAAGCTGTGGAAGGCACTTGGATCTGGTTCCTCTCCGGTGTAG
- the LOC8274993 gene encoding probable UDP-arabinopyranose mutase 5 isoform X1: protein MSVANIKDSDVDIVIGALRPDLTSFMNEWRSIFSRFHLIIVKDPDLNEELKIPEGFNLDVYSKSHIERLTGSTTSALFSGYACRYFGFIISRKKYIVSIDEDCVPAKDDKGFLIDAVAQHITNLTAPATPYFFNTLYDPYREGADFVRGYPFSLRNGVTCALSCGLWLNLADFDAPTQALKPAERNSRYVDAVLTVPARAMMPISGINIAFDREVVGPCVLPALRLAGEGKLRWETMEDIWNGMCVKVICDHLGLGVKTGLPYVWRKDRGNAIESLKKEWEGVKLMEEVVPFFQSIRLPQTAATAEDCVAELATSVKQKLGPLDPVFSRASEAMLEWVKLWKALGSGSSPV from the coding sequence ATGTCTGTAGCTAACATCAAGGACAGTGATGTTGATATTGTAATAGGAGCACTCCGCCCGGACCTAACATCATTCATGAACGAATGGAGATCAATATTTTCTCGATTCCACTTGATAATTGTAAAAGATCCTGATCTTAATGAAGAGCTGAAGATACCAGAAGGATTTAACCTTGATGTCTATAGTAAGTCTCATATAGAACGACTAACGGGCTCCACTACTTCTGCTCTCTTCTCTGGATACGCATGCAGGTATTTTGGGTTCATCATATCTCGTAAGAAGTACATTGTCTCAATTGATGAAGACTGTGTTCCTGCCAAGGATGACAAGGGTTTCCTGATAGATGCTGTGGCCCAGCATATTACAAACCTGACTGCTCCAGCTACCCCTTACTTCTTTAATACTCTCTATGATCCTTATCGCGAAGGGGCAGATTTTGTTCGTGGATACCCATTTAGCCTCCGGAATGGGGTTACATGTGCTTTGTCATGTGGACTGTGGCTCAATTTAGCCGACTTTGACGCACCTACACAAGCCCTGAAGCCAGCAGAGAGGAATTCTCGATATGTTGATGCGGTACTGACTGTCCCAGCAAGGGCCATGATGCCCATTAGTGGCATCAATATTGCTTTTGATCGTGAGGTGGTGGGCCCCTGTGTTTTACCAGCTTTGAGATTAGCTGGAGAAGGAAAGTTAAGGTGGGAAACAATGGAAGACATATGGAATGGAATGTGTGTAAAGGTTATATGTGATCACCTTGGGCTTGGAGTGAAAACTGGGCTGCCATATGTCTGGAGGAAAGATAGAGGTAATGCCATAGAGAGCTTGAAGAAAGAATGGGAAGGGGTGAAGTTAATGGAGGAAGTTGTTCCTTTCTTTCAGTCAATAAGGTTGCCACAAACAGCAGCCACAGCAGAAGATTGTGTAGCTGAGCTTGCGACATCAGTAAAGCAGAAGCTGGGTCCATTAGATCCTGTATTTAGCCGCGCTTCGGAAGCCATGTTGGAGTGGGTCAAGCTGTGGAAGGCACTTGGATCTGGTTCCTCTCCGGTGTAG